AGAGCCACGGTTTACCTCAaaatctcttaaagggatagtgcacccaGGAATAACAATTCAGTCATGAATAACTCAtcctcaagtcgttccaaacctgtgagaccttcgttcatcttcagaacacagtttaagatatttttgatgaaatccgagagctctctgaccctccatagacagcaatgataACAccatgatcaaggtccagaaatgtagtaaggacatcttTTAAATAGTAGaggggttcaaccataattttggGAAGCTAAGAGAATAATTTGTGTGCAGAGAAAAGGATAATAAtggttttattcaacaattcgtctccacCACATCATCctatagcaccattttggagagtatcacatacgTAAACAACGTATGCAACATATGTACGCAGAtacgtttgtttatgtttatgcttTGATCTGAACGTAAACAACGTTTCTGCGTACATACATTGTTTACGTATGTGAtacgtcatgagggtgagtaatttatgacagaattgtaatttttgggtgaactatccctttaaggagtcTGGTTTCCTACCTCTTGCCTTCCTCCAGGCATTCGATGGTGATCGGTCTGGTTGCATTTGGTGGAAAATTCATCTTTCTTCACAGTctggaaagaagaaaaaaatggtaAATATCTTGTAGAATATAATGACACATGGAGCCATTGTGGTAGAAATCTGTCAGATTTACCTGGATGTCTCCTTTATGAGGGCCCTTGTGTCCATACATGCATTCTACCATGGCTTTGTTTTTCTCCCACATATGAATGCGGAAGAGCGGCCGTCTACGCATGGGGTCCTCCACACGGGGATCATGGGGCGGTAAATACATCCAGCCAATGATGAACAGCCCGTCAACCTAAAATAACCACCAAAGCAAGAAAGAGTTGCACATTTGAAATACAGTATAATTGTTCATTTATTGCGTGTCTTAAATATGCTGAATTtgattcaaactaattttttaaGTTGTATGTTTAACAAGCCACCGGGTGAATTCCAGTTCGCACACAATTTCCCAAAACAATGAAGCAGGTATAAACTCGATAATAAATTCAGCTAGATACTAACACTAGCTAGATGCTAACGTGCAAACAAgcacactttagcatacttttacttattacagaaaaatatacttaaaaataggTATAATAGGCAAGCAACGGAGACGGGAGCTcagaggagagagcaaaacaaaacactggtccCAAAATAGAAGTGTAAAGTGAGAATTTGAAAAGAAAACTGTCAAGAGGATTTCGATATAGGCCAAGAGGAGAccgtttttttacctctgatgtaAACTAAACTCGGTTAGCATATCCTCGCCGGAGCTTAGCCTACGCCAATGTCTTCCACTGGAACGCCACTCTCTCATGAACGTGCGTACGAAAGttagcagaagctagagattacagtttataaagttttaaatatggatatttttctaacacaaacacatttgttttcaCTTCAAAAGTTCCTTATTAACCCCTCGGAGCCGTGTGGAGCACTTACTATGATAGATtcatgcactttattggacttctattTTCATTTCCTTGCCACTTTTTTTTTAACGTTAAATATAACTCTGTTTGAATTTGcccgaaagaagaaagtcatatacacctcgGATGGCTTGAGTGTGAGTAAATCGCGGggtgattttaatttttgggtgaacatttgGGTGATATTTCTGACCTACCTAAGTAGGACTTAAGTAgatctttaaatgtaatttcatggTAAATATAGATTGTTTACTGCTGACTATACCGACAATCAATTATAAGAAACTTTAATACACTTCATACTGAAATATACTCTCATGTAATTACACACTTGTCATGATTAAACTGAaattttaaactattaaaatgaatTGAAAGTGATATAGaataaaaagtgaaagttgtgacatttgccaagtatggtaacccatactcagaattggtgctctgcatttaacccatctaagtaAACACacaccctgaacacacacacacccggagcagtgggcagctatatatttcaggggagtcgtggcctagtggttagagagtttgactcctcaccctagggttagggttagggttattaaacttttaaaatctgaagaacaattagaaaataaaaataataaacagagcaattccaagagggtatTCACACCATTGGTGCTCGGCCCTAATAATTAAGAGCAAAACAAGTGAAATTGCAGTTAGCTACTGTATGCTAGAAGATATTATATAACGCTATTAGCTAGCAGCGTTAAAGCTTTTTAGCTAATATAtggtatgtactaaaataaacagcatatgtttattttatttttttactggttcacaatattacattagaATTGGGTTCATTCTGAAATGTCtgttaaaaaagatatatattttgtcatgtaattttgtcatgcttttaaaatatctataaataaataaaacattattttaacattttattgcatAGTATTACGTCCCATTACATCTGTACTGTGCTAATTTAATGATATTCATCGCCATAATCATCTTCTCAATACATAAGTGTTTTGTGACGATTCACACGTGTCATTTTCCACCAGTATCAgctatcattttgcatttcttATCATTCTTTGTTGCTTTTTCTGTGTGATCTTACCACCACGTTCAGCAGTCCTCCATAGGGCCCGATATCAGGCTGCCAGAGACCCAGGATGTTTCTATAAGGATATAACACTGCAAAACAAGCACATGACCTTAAAACACCACACAACACACATAACAAACCCAGAACCAAGAACATTAGATGGGATTATATCACTTTCGGCATTGGGCATGAACTCATGAATGCACATGGAGTGTGTGAGTATATGCAACTTATCTGCCATGCAACAACTTGGAGCTAATATTCCCCCACGTCTGGTCACCTTTACTCATCTGCATCTCACACAGTCAGCTGATGTTAGTGCATCTACAGACGTCTGCACCCTTGTCAGCCTGTGTCAGTCACACACAATCATGCTGGACACACAGGCATGCTCACGCCTGGTAGAAGCTGCCCTTACGCCGCTGTCACATCAGTCTGTCCCAAACCAAGGCTGTGTCCCAATTTGCATACTTAGCCAACTAAATAATTAGCATCCGTGCATTCCAAATTGTAGTATTTTGCAAACCTTCCTGAATTACTTCCAGTAGAATAACATCTGCTTGTGGCTTATATTACCCACAAATCCTTGTGCTACAGAAGGAATGTGATGCCaagacaaaatgtaaataatgtaataatataatgaatTCAGCTAGATGAATGATGTATGAATGGATCAAAAATGGATGAAGGTAATAACAACACACTTTCCTACATGTGGTGTCTTGCTGCATAATGCATAGAAAAGTACATCAAAAGTATGCTCCAGTTAACACTTTTATAGTGTAGAAGAACTATGCAGCTTGGGATTCAGCCTTAGAGGAATGTTCCACGTTCATAATAAGTTAAGAATCTGTGACACAACGTAGTGATTTAGAAACTTGAGCTATTTTGGAACTAAAACTATTTTACTACTTTatggttattaaaaataaagcagaaataataTGATTctagatcataaaaaaaaaatcaaccaataAACTGAAAGGTagctttgaaataaataaactgaagttaaagtactaaaatggCTAAAACTAATCAAATCGACAAACCacctaaacataatttttttatacattttagatttttttatatatatatattaaaaaattataaataattagtataatataatataaatatttgtaaataatattcttcaaatcaattaaataataaaaacattttatatgttacaagcaaatttaggcatcacaacaaaGATCTACGGTCTGAAAAACAGATATTGAGATTTTCTAAATAATCAAAATGTtgttattaaatgattaatataaaGATTATCTAGATGATATCAAAGATattctaaatttaaaaataaaggaaaCGAGCTGTACAATTAAATAACCAAAGTACCAACACTCATAAATaactaaaagaaaataatttgaacTCATTCCTCATTCTCCATattgtgcaaaatatatatttgcatattctGTTACTAGGTTTGCAACTTTACAGAgacttaattgttattttattgtactGTAATATATAACACTATCACacgtttaaaacaatatttacttTTATCTTTCCGCACATTGTTTACCATTtacaatttgcttttttttttttttgtaaattaaggaACGAGTCAGTAACATCTGCGATAATATAAATCTAACTATATGGTCTTAATTTATACCATGTTCGACAGCTCTACTTGAACTCAATGAACCTGGAACAGTGCGTCAGTAGCAAAGAGCATCTTCAGCCAGCAGCTTGACAAGCAGTGACTGGGCTCCAGCACGAAGCCTTCACACACACGGCCAGTACATACAGTGTGTGTACACGTCCCGATAGTCCATGTGCTCATAATCAGGGAGGAGCTTCATAAAGCGTCCCGACTTCACCTGCGGGTTCACACCTGGACATGTACGCAGGTGAGCGTGCCACAGGAAGAGGAGAGAGCCACAAGGCAGAGTGAGAAGCACACTCACAATGAACAGGGCTGGGAGGCTGATAAGTGTTCGTCTGTCACTTCAGaggataatatttattttatgttgcaTATCCACATTTTTAAATCAACTGGATTATACACAAATGTCGCACTGACTTCTGAGGAATCTTTCTCTATAAACACTGTGTTTTCACCTGCTGAAATATTTTTGGTTGAAACAAACATTGATACTCTACGGACAAACTGttataaatgcacataaaatgGCTTTTGAGAGCTgaagtaaatgtaaaatgcacTGAGAAAATGACATGTAATGGGGTGAAGCGACAGCATTACATTAACAAACACATCTGATTTTACAGTTGAAAAGTATAAAGGACATTTAAAGAGACGTCACACACTAGATGTGATATACATGGGCTGATCAGGATTTTTACAGcttactaaaactattaaaaagcatttttggTAATTACAATAAAGCCGAAACTATATAATATGTCAAAAATAAACTTAaagaatagctcacccaaaaatgatttggagaaattttagcggttcatcacttgctcagtaatggatgctctgcagtgaatgggtgccgtcagaatgggagtccaaacaactgataaaaacatcacaataatccacaccactccagtcgaccaattaatgttttgtgaagaaaaaaagatgtgtgtttggaagaaacaaatccataaagacttcaaatcattttgtctgaatcaggagagaaatctgaacagatcaagcaccatccacaaactaaaaaaatattcCAAAACAGTTCAGAATAattatgttggtggattttaacGTGAGAGGACAACAAGAGATGGACTTTTtaactggaggaagcgttattatggattacaagatgatttatttattcatttattcacttttttttattgccaCAAAAGCATCAAAAGGCTATTCTCATAGCAATCTCAGAATAAATTACTCAAGGTATACAATTAACAAAAcgttataaaatacatttcagatgtacagtggggatcgaaagtttgggcaccccttgcagaatctgtgaaaatatgagtgattttcaaaaaataagagagatcatactaaatgcatgttattttttatttagtactgtcctgagtaagatattgtgcataaaagatattaacatttagtccacaagacaaaaaaaatgctgaaattattaaaataaccccactcaaaagtttgggaacccttggttcttagtactgtgttctgttacctgatgatcctcgactgtcttgttttgtgatggttgagcatgagtcccttgtttgttctgaacagttaaactgagcagcgttcttcagaaaaatctttaaggtcctacagaatcttcagttttccagcatctttgcatatttgaactctttccagcagtgactgtatgattttgagatacatcttttcacactaaagacaattgagggactcaaacacaactattaaaaaagattcaaacattcactgatgctccagaaggaaacaagatgcattaagagttggggggtgaaaacttttgaacacaatgaagatggccaaatttgtcttattttgttgaaatataattttttataagggACTCATGCATAACCATCACAAAACAAGCTCTTAATGAAAAGAGCTTGTTTTGAGAAACAAACATCCAATGATGTTTGTTTCTCAAACATCATTGGACTGGAGGGGTGTttatttgctttgatgtttttatcagctgtttggactctcattctgacggcacccattcactgcagaggatctattggtgaacaagtgatataGCGCTAAATATtaccaaatctgttcagatgaagaaacaaactcatctacatctcagatggcctgagggtgagcagatGTTCATTggtgggtgaactattactttaaaaaatcCCAACTGGGTatcatatttcattatttaaaatcacTTGAACTGCCACAATTGGTGACTTCTGAGGTTACAGTAGATTTACTTACGTTTCACATACAGATCTCGGCTCGACATGCCCACGATCTCCATCTTCCGCAGGTCATCTCTCATACCGAATTCTGCAAGAAGAGGAAAACTCATGCCAAACTGCGCGAGCACAGTACAGTCTATAGACAACAATCAACCTGGTTCAGAAGGATGTGTCTTTAGTATCTTTCAATTCAGAATAAAACCGAATGCTAACAGTTTCTGTGCCGACCTTTAAGCTGATCACAACAGGCAAGTTTTCTGTGTTTTCTACTTGATTCTACTGCTGCAGTGGTGCTGAAGCCTGTTAAACAGATCTTAGACCTGAGATAAGGCAAACGACCCCCTCATGGCTCACATAAATGACATGTTATCAGGTTTTTGGCCAATCCCTGGACTTATGCACCAGAAAGTTCAAGTAACGTATTTCACTCCGCAGCAACACACTGACAGGCAAACATTAACTCAAATGCATGTTCATTTTTTGCTACTATTGCATCTGAAAATCTTTTGATCTGTCTATCTACACAGCCTTTTAAGgattttaaatgcatgcatttgatgcctaaaaattttgttttttttatgtccatTTAAGTTGCAGGTCAATAGGTTTTAAGACACAGTTCATTTCTGGTTTAAAGTGCATGAATCAATCACCAGAGCACTAAACCACTTTAACAGCTAAACATCAGAGATCAAGAACAAGGAGGAGGTTATGAAAAGAAGAAATCAAATGTATTCGGTGTTCATGTTGACAAATGTTAAAATTTACGTCAATGACTCTGTAAACATCATATGATTCTATGAATGATCACATGTGAGTGTACACACCTCAATCATTATATAAAAGGGAGAAgagaaaattgtaataaaattactctttaataataaataaataaattatttacacaaaatatatataactactataaaaaaaataaaaacctagaTATATTTGACTTCAAGGCTTTAAGcgtcacaacaacaaaaaactaaacttgAAATTGATTCAGAAACTCAATACATTCAAGTCATTGTCTGTATACATTttagatcatatatatatatatatatatatatatatatatcatattatattattatatattatatatataataggggtggaatggttcaactttttcacagttcgatttgtttcacggttttagagtcacggtttcgatacagttcggtatgtgctaagtttatggaaaaactacattttctaataaataaaaaagaatattctatccaactacaagcaacagcacaaataaatacaatagggtaaagataaaaacaataaacagtgattttcagtttttgtttaggGGGGTCCAgtattagtttttaggtacagaaattgaataaagtaatcaaatgtaaaacagcattgcatattgcactgtataaattaaaaattattctttattaaagttacgaaagctttttaatcaagagcagtgactgatttctttgttgttgctgtttctattaatataaagactgtcactttaagagaatgcactgatacagcaGGCCTACATTCAGCTGACTATGTCTGCTGTACTGTAGGATACTTACAAAAACGGgaattttgacataatttttgtctgaatttgtcctttgaaacacaatacttcagagagaacTTAATATTTGCGCTTCGGATGAGCGCacgcacaaatcttctcactgcgcaCACGAGCTCCTGTCTTTTGGCTCCTAAATGTTtcaactgacaaagcttaaatgagtttagtttaaacacatatTAACGTGTGCTATTCAGGTCTCACCCGGGTGATGTCGGTATAGATTATTCATATTGGAATAtagttgtaatgtctgggaagccagattAGCTGAACCCTAATTTacagcaaaccatattacagatgctttgtcagatttaagttgaaccgcgTTCCCAGCGCGTGCTGAACCATGTGGGGTGAggtttttttcagcgaaccgtcacacccctaatatatatatataaacattaaataagacatgtacatattattatttttaaaaacacttgtCAAAATGAGTTTATcagcaaacacaaaataaagctatTTGTGACTCTGTAGCACAAAAGCAGTGATAAGTAGCAgaggtttatttgtagcaataaataatagattgcatgggtcaaaattatcgtttttacttttatgccaaaatcattaggatattaagtaaagatcatgttccattaaatattgagtacatttcctactgtaaatatataatataatattttttttattagtaacatgcattgctaagaacttaatttggacaactttaaaggcgatttttcgcaatatttagagttttttttaacCCTCCGATTCCTGATTTGTGGTCCATCGTCACATATTTACACATAAATTCTACATGCAAATCATATATATTaacatgtacatacacacacacacacacacacacatatatatttagtgatttcaaatgattaatcacatccaaattaagtttttgtttacattatatatgtatgtgtactgtgtatagtatgtacacacacatacatgcatgtatatacttaagaaaaatgtgttacgtatatatatatatatacttatttgtaGTAatctatatgaatataaatatatttactatatgattttatgttcctgtggctcagtggtagagcattgtttgAGCAgcgtaaggttgtgggttcgattcccaggaaacatgttaggtaaaaaatgttagcctgaatgcactgttagtcTCTTGTCTcttaaaaatgtacataataaaaatacacagaacATATATTTCCAATAgcaatttattttgaatgcggttaatcgcgattaatcttttgacaacactagataatatataatattaatatatatatatatcggcctATATAATAACGTTATGATAGTGTTTGAGTCGGTGTCATATCATATCAGTATCGAGTGTAAACAGAAGGCCGCTGTGTGTTGTTTGCTGTGTAGCAGCCATTATTACATTACCCTCGGTACATCTCCTCCTCCAGATCGTTTCCGTGTTCAGGATCTGCCTGAATTTCTTGCACACCAGCGCCAGGTTGGGCAGCGCAGCGCCGGGCAGAGAGGAGAAGATCTCCACCAGGAGCTCCGGCGGAAGATCCAGCAGTGACTGCGGGCGCGGCGGCCCGAGGACACCGGCTCCGCTGCTGTGACAGCTGCTGCCGCAATCGGACTCGTCTTTCGGTTTGCCCACGaccctctcctcttcctcctcctcgtcCATGTCCATGTCAGAGTCGCTGTCCCGATGCGGCTGGCTGTGCCTCTGCCGCCGCCTGCAGCGCCGCGACTGTCCCGCTCCGCAGAGCCTGGCGCACACCGCCATCCGGAGCAACATTACATCATCCCCGAGCAACAGCCGCTGTGCCCCGCAGTGCTCCGCTGCCGCGCGCGCGACGTGCCTGGGCGTTTTCTCGTGACGACAACGCG
The sequence above is drawn from the Carassius gibelio isolate Cgi1373 ecotype wild population from Czech Republic chromosome B25, carGib1.2-hapl.c, whole genome shotgun sequence genome and encodes:
- the LOC128014119 gene encoding F-box only protein 31 isoform X1, whose protein sequence is MLLRMAVCARLCGAGQSRRCRRRQRHSQPHRDSDSDMDMDEEEEEERVVGKPKDESDCGSSCHSSGAGVLGPPRPQSLLDLPPELLVEIFSSLPGAALPNLALVCKKFRQILNTETIWRRRCTEEFGMRDDLRKMEIVGMSSRDLYVKRVNPQVKSGRFMKLLPDYEHMDYRDVYTHLLYPYRNILGLWQPDIGPYGGLLNVVVDGLFIIGWMYLPPHDPRVEDPMRRRPLFRIHMWEKNKAMVECMYGHKGPHKGDIQTVKKDEFSTKCNQTDHHRMPGGRQEEFRTWLEDEWGRTLEDIFHEHMQELILMKFIYTSQYDNCLTYRRIYLPPCLPSDLLKPGLFKGTYGSHGLEIIMLSFHGSKAKVTKLTGDPNVPAGQLTLEIDLNRPLRLPDLEHQRSMEELSRLVLGVHEEVQRGLQARDAPPEPAEAAEGSDTAPPAGAEDVEPGAAACSSASEAQPFVLPLGVMARNEVYPRTCKMCFYGTGLIAGHGFTSPERTPGLFILFDDDRFGFIWLELKSFSLYSRLTDQLSHAQAPSMERFEAMLRNMQSWTS